One window from the genome of Jeotgalibaca sp. MA1X17-3 encodes:
- a CDS encoding F0F1 ATP synthase subunit gamma, with amino-acid sequence MGSSLIDIKKRITSTKKTSQITSAMQMVSASKLIKAEQKVKNYHIYANKIREIVTHIASSQLSLLEEKGHAFAHVQQLIDFNDLLIERPIKRTGYLIVSSDKGLAGSYNSSILKSTREMLRADHESSDEYVIISIGETLANDLRKNSIPVGYVVSDLSDQPSFDEVREVVSKTVDYYRQGMFDELYVCYNHHVNALTSLFRAEKMLPLTDLDAEEATDYEVEYLFEPTKEDILEVLLPQYAQSLIYGAIIDAKASEHASRMTAMKSATDNASDIIDELTVTYNQKRQTAITQEINEIVGGAQGLEN; translated from the coding sequence ATGGGATCATCATTGATTGATATAAAAAAACGTATTACATCTACTAAAAAAACAAGTCAGATTACAAGTGCAATGCAAATGGTTTCTGCTTCAAAACTAATTAAAGCAGAACAAAAAGTTAAAAATTATCATATTTATGCTAATAAAATTAGAGAGATTGTTACACACATTGCAAGTTCTCAGTTATCACTTTTAGAAGAAAAAGGTCATGCATTTGCTCATGTTCAGCAATTGATTGACTTTAACGACCTTCTGATTGAGCGCCCTATTAAAAGGACAGGATATCTCATTGTCTCTTCAGATAAGGGATTGGCAGGAAGCTATAATAGTTCGATTCTAAAATCCACTCGTGAAATGCTACGTGCAGATCATGAAAGTTCAGATGAATATGTCATTATTTCTATTGGAGAAACATTAGCTAATGATTTAAGGAAAAATAGTATTCCTGTAGGTTATGTCGTTTCGGACTTGAGTGACCAACCGTCCTTTGATGAAGTTCGAGAGGTTGTTTCTAAAACAGTAGATTACTACCGGCAAGGAATGTTCGATGAGTTGTATGTTTGTTACAATCACCATGTGAATGCACTAACGTCACTCTTTCGAGCAGAAAAAATGTTGCCACTAACGGACTTGGATGCGGAAGAAGCAACAGATTATGAAGTAGAATATCTGTTTGAACCAACTAAAGAAGATATACTAGAAGTTTTATTACCTCAGTATGCACAAAGCTTGATTTACGGTGCAATTATTGATGCGAAAGCATCCGAACATGCTTCCCGTATGACTGCTATGAAGAGTGCAACTGATAATGCAAGTGATATAATTGACGAATTAACAGTTACTTATAACCAAAAACGCCAAACAGCTATTACACAAGAAATAAATGAAATAGTCGGCGGCGCACAAGGATTAGAAAATTAA
- the atpD gene encoding F0F1 ATP synthase subunit beta — MRKGHIVQVIGPVVDVGFSLSEGTPDIHNALTVQKKATEDGKIETVVLEVAIDLGKGIVRAIAMESTDGLQRGLDVVDTGSPIKVPVGRETLGRVFNVLGETIDLKPDFPREYPRESIHKPAPTYEELSSNFQILETGIKVIDLLAPYLKGGKIGLFGGAGVGKTVLIQELIHNVAEEHGGISVFTGVGERTREGNDLYFEMKESGVGKRTAMVFGQMNEPPGARMRVGLTGLTMAEYFRDEEKQDVLLFIDNIYRFTQAGSEISALLGRMPSAVGYQPTLATEMGQLQERISSTKNGSITSIQAIYVPADDYTDPAPATTFAHLDATTNLERKLTEQGIYPAVDPLASSSSALSAEIVGEEHYHIATEVQQILQKYRDLQDIIAILGMDELSDTEKVTVSRARRIQFFLSQNFFVAEAFTGIPGSYVPVKETISGFKGIIEGKYDDVPEEAFRNVGSINEVLEKAKSLGYEGAE; from the coding sequence ATGAGAAAAGGACATATTGTTCAGGTAATTGGACCCGTTGTCGATGTAGGCTTCTCCTTGTCTGAAGGAACTCCTGATATTCATAACGCATTGACTGTTCAAAAGAAAGCAACAGAAGATGGCAAAATCGAAACAGTCGTCCTAGAAGTTGCAATTGACTTAGGAAAAGGAATTGTTCGAGCGATCGCAATGGAATCTACGGATGGACTTCAACGAGGATTGGATGTAGTTGATACCGGTTCTCCTATAAAAGTTCCGGTAGGAAGAGAAACCCTGGGAAGAGTATTTAATGTTTTGGGAGAAACAATTGATTTAAAACCAGATTTCCCAAGAGAGTATCCAAGAGAGTCTATTCATAAACCAGCACCTACGTATGAAGAATTAAGTAGTAACTTTCAAATTTTAGAAACGGGAATTAAAGTAATTGATTTACTAGCTCCGTATCTAAAAGGTGGGAAAATTGGCTTATTTGGTGGTGCAGGAGTAGGGAAAACCGTACTTATTCAGGAACTAATTCATAATGTTGCTGAAGAACATGGTGGGATTTCTGTGTTTACTGGTGTAGGGGAGCGTACTCGGGAAGGGAACGACCTTTACTTTGAAATGAAAGAATCAGGCGTAGGAAAAAGAACAGCAATGGTATTTGGTCAGATGAATGAACCACCTGGTGCACGGATGCGTGTAGGTTTGACAGGATTAACAATGGCAGAATACTTCCGTGATGAAGAAAAACAAGATGTACTGTTGTTCATTGATAACATCTATCGATTTACTCAAGCTGGTTCGGAAATTTCAGCACTATTGGGAAGAATGCCTTCAGCTGTAGGGTATCAGCCAACTTTAGCAACGGAGATGGGGCAATTACAAGAGCGGATTAGTTCCACTAAAAATGGTTCGATCACATCCATTCAAGCAATTTATGTACCTGCGGATGATTATACAGATCCAGCACCAGCTACAACCTTTGCTCACTTGGATGCAACGACGAACTTAGAAAGAAAATTAACAGAACAAGGGATTTATCCTGCAGTAGATCCGCTTGCTTCTTCCTCTAGTGCTTTATCAGCAGAAATTGTTGGAGAAGAACACTATCATATTGCTACTGAAGTTCAACAGATTTTACAAAAATATCGTGATTTGCAAGATATTATTGCAATCTTAGGTATGGATGAATTATCAGATACAGAGAAGGTTACGGTGAGTCGTGCGAGACGAATTCAGTTCTTCCTTTCACAGAACTTCTTTGTGGCAGAAGCATTTACTGGAATTCCTGGATCTTATGTTCCTGTTAAAGAGACGATTAGTGGATTTAAAGGAATTATTGAAGGGAAATATGACGATGTGCCAGAAGAAGCATTCCGAAACGTCGGTAGTATTAACGAAGTTCTGGAAAAAGCGAAAAGCTTAGGGTATGAAGGAGCGGAGTAA
- a CDS encoding F0F1 ATP synthase subunit epsilon, whose translation MVFLQVNVVTPGGMVYQHRAKQVHAITTDGGITILPNHTPIIVPLAIDNLTVTRDTEEKKCNHLAVSGGILEVRDNIVNIIANTAERARDIDINRAERAKEAAQKFLSEAEQQKNKQDFQRAKLALAKAINRIGVSDKSI comes from the coding sequence ATGGTCTTTTTACAAGTTAATGTAGTTACTCCAGGCGGAATGGTGTATCAACATCGTGCCAAACAAGTACACGCGATAACGACTGATGGAGGCATCACAATCTTGCCAAACCACACACCGATTATTGTTCCGCTTGCTATTGACAATTTAACCGTTACTAGAGATACAGAAGAGAAAAAATGTAACCATTTAGCTGTAAGTGGCGGTATTTTGGAAGTACGAGATAATATTGTAAATATCATTGCGAATACAGCTGAACGGGCTAGAGATATTGATATTAATCGTGCTGAAAGAGCTAAAGAAGCTGCTCAGAAATTCTTGTCAGAAGCAGAACAGCAAAAGAATAAACAAGACTTCCAAAGAGCAAAATTAGCATTGGCCAAAGCCATTAACCGAATTGGTGTTTCAGATAAATCTATCTGA
- a CDS encoding DUF1146 family protein, which translates to MDYILSFSLLTLLSHMVFIFLAFWALKALMIEKWIRKGHVREARLLYFFLAIALGYTVSSFFLNFIEISQSVSFLITK; encoded by the coding sequence TTGGACTATATTTTATCTTTTAGTCTATTAACACTTTTATCCCATATGGTCTTCATTTTTCTAGCATTTTGGGCTTTAAAAGCATTAATGATAGAAAAGTGGATTAGAAAAGGCCATGTTAGAGAAGCGCGATTACTTTATTTTTTCCTAGCAATTGCACTTGGATACACTGTTAGTTCTTTTTTTCTAAACTTTATTGAAATTTCACAAAGTGTTAGCTTTTTAATAACGAAATAA